The following proteins are encoded in a genomic region of Brachypodium distachyon strain Bd21 chromosome 1, Brachypodium_distachyon_v3.0, whole genome shotgun sequence:
- the LOC100824165 gene encoding hydroxycinnamoyltransferase 4, which produces MVMTVEVLTSELVVPAEPTPGGSIWLSNLDLAGRRGYTPTVYFFRPNNGSDESTEGFFSPEAMKASLARALVAFYPLAGRLGLDAASGRVQVDCTAEGVVFATARCQDYSLEDLMNEFVPCDAMRDLLVPPTPPPNPPCALLFVQVTRMRCGGAVLGQAMHHSVVDARGAALFFETWAGISRGAKDCLPVPPCFDHTLLAARPAPARAVLYDHPEYKPEPAPVDPVSASAAYASAIITVTKQQVAALRARCVGASTFRAVVALVWQCACRARGLASNAETRLYSMVDMRARLDPPLPAGYFGNAVVRTSVSATVDEIVSSPVVHAARLARAATSQGDDYARSLVDYLEGVDTMNLPRSGISRAHLRAISWMGMSLSDADFGWGAPAFMGPALMYYSGFVYVMNAPGKDGALALVLSLEPDSMPEFRKVFADELARLHL; this is translated from the coding sequence ATGGTGATGACGGTGGAGGTGCTGACGTCGGAGCTGGTCGTCCCGGCGGAGCCGACGCCGGGGGGCAGCATCTGGCTGTCCAACCTCGACCTGGCCGGCCGCAGAGGCTACACGCCCACCGTCTACTTCTTCCGCCCCAACAACGGCAGCGATGAGTCCACGGAGGGCTTCTTCTCGCCGGAGGCCATGAAGGCCAGCCTCGCGAGAGCCCTGGTGGCCTTCTACCCGCTGGCGGGCCGCCTGGGCCTGGACGCCGCGTCCGGCCGCGTCCAGGTGGACTGCACGGCCGAGGGCGTGGTGTTCGCCACGGCGCGCTGCCAGGACTACTCCCTGGAGGACCTGATGAACGAGTTCGTGCCCTGCGACGCGATGCGCGACCTGCTGGtgccgcccacgccgccgccgaacccGCCGTGCGCGCTGCTGTTCGTGCAGGTCACCCGCAtgcgctgcggcggcgccgtgctcGGCCAGGCCATGCACCACTCCGTCGTCGATGCGCGCGGCGCGGCCCTCTTCTTTGAGACCTGGGCCGGCATCTCCCGCGGCGCGAAAGACTGCTTGCCCGTGCCGCCATGCTTCGACCACAcgctcctcgccgcgcgcccgGCCCCCGCGCGCGCAGTGCTGTACGACCACCCGGAGTACAAGCCCGAGCCGGCTCCCGTGGACCCCGTGTCGGCGTCCGCGGCGTACGCGAGCGCCATCATCACGGTGACGAAGCAGCAGGTGGCCGCGCTCCGGGCGCGGTGCGTGGGCGCGTCCACGTTCCGCGCCGTGGTAGCCCTGGTCTGGCAGTGCGCGTGCCGGGCGCGCGGCCTGGCCTCAAACGCCGAGACGCGGCTCTACTCCATGGTCGACATGCGCGCCAGGCTCGAcccgccgctcccggcgggGTACTTCGGCAACGCCGTGGTGCGCACGTCGGTGTCGGCCACCGTGGACGAGATCGTGTCCAGCCCCGTGGTGCACGCGGCGCGGCTGGCCAGGGCGGCCACGAGCCAGGGGGACGACTACGCGCGGTCGCTGGTGGACTACCTGGAAGGCGTGGACACGATGAACCTGCCACGGAGCGGCATCTCGCGCGCGCACCTCCGGGCCATCAGCTGGATGGGAATGTCGCTCAGCGACGCCGACTTCGGCTGGGGCGCGCCGGCGTTCATGGGGCCCGCGCTCATGTACTACAGCGGCTTCGTGTACGTGATGAACGCGCCGGGGAAAGACGGCGCGCTGGCGCTCGTGCTGTCGCTGGAGCCCGACAGCATGCCGGAGTTCAGGAAGGTGTTCGCCGATGAGCTGGCTCGCCTCCACCTCTAA
- the LOC100821365 gene encoding hydroxycinnamoyltransferase 4, whose protein sequence is MAKVEVLATELVVPAGETPGGSIWLSNLDLAARRGYTPTVYFYRPKNHGAVDPEEAFFAAGAVKCSLAKALVAFYPLAGRLGLDDAAGRLQIDCTGEGAVLVTARSDHYALDELMSEFVPCGEMRDLFVPATPAPNPPCALLLAQVTRLRCGGVVLGLALHHSVVDARSAAHFVETWASISRGNHQDAPLVPPCFDHRLLDARPYPARAVLYDHPEYKPEPAPVDVTPVSASTYASAIITVSKKQVAALRARCAGASTFRAVVALVWQCACRARALAPGAETRLYSMIDMRPRLAPPLPQGYFGNAVVRTSAVVTVDEVVSSPVAYGARRARAATSQGDDYARSLVDYLETVDTMNLPRSGISRAHLRAISWMGMSLSDADFGWGAPAFMGPALMYYSGFVYVMNAPGKDGAVALALSLEPDSMPEFKKTFADELARLEVEV, encoded by the coding sequence ATGGCAAAGGTGGAGGTGCTTGCGACGGAGCTGGTCGTCCCGGCGGGGGAGACGCCGGGGGGCAGCATCTGGCTCTCCAACCTCGACCTCGCCGCGCGCAGGGGCTACACGCCCACGGTCTACTTCTACCGTCCGAAGAACCACGGCGCCGTCGACCCGGAGGAAGCCTTCTTCGCGGCCGGCGCCGTGAAGTGCAGCCTGGCCAAGGCTCTGGTGGCGTTCTACCCGCTGGCCGGCCGTCTCGGGTTGGATGACGCCGCCGGGCGCCTCCAGATCGACTGCACGGGCGAGGGCGCGGTCTTGGTCACCGCGCGCTCGGACCACTACGCGCTGGACGAACTGATGAGCGAGTTCGTGCCGTGCGGCGAGATGCGCGACCTGTTCGTGCCCGCCACGCCGGCGCCCAACCCGCCGTGCGCCCTGCTCCTGGCACAGGTCACGCGCCTCCGGTGCGGCGGCGTCGTGCTCGGCCTCGCGCTGCACCACTCTGTCGTTGACGCCCGCAGCGCGGCGCACTTCGTCGAGACCTGGGCCAGCATTTCCCGGGGCAATCATCAGGACGCGCCATTAGTGCCACCCTGCTTCGACCACAGGCTGCTCGACGCCCGGCCTTACCCGGCGCGCGCCGTGCTGTACGACCACCCAGAGTACaagccggagccggcgccggtggacgTTACCCCCGTGTCGGCGTCCACGTACGCCAGCGCCATTATAACCGTGAGCAAGAAGCAGGTGGCCGCGCTGAGGGCGCGGTGCGCGGGCGCGTCCACGTTCCGCGCCGTGGTGGCCCTGGTCTGGCAATGCGCGTGCCGGGCGCGCGCGCTGGCACCCGGCGCCGAGACGCGGCTCTACTCCATGATCGACATGCGCCCGCGCCTGGCCCCGCCGCTCCCTCAGGGCTACTTCGGCAATGCGGTGGTCCGCACGTCGGCAGTGGTCACCGTGGACGAAGTGGTGTCCAGCCCCGTCGCCTACGGCgcccggcgcgcgcgggcggccacGAGCCAGGGGGACGACTACGCGCGGTCGCTGGTGGACTACCTGGAGACGGTGGACACGATGAACCTGCCGAGGAGCGGCATCTCTCGCGCCCACCTCCGTGCCATCAGCTGGATGGGGATGTCGCTCAGCGACGCTGACTTCGGCTGGGGCGCGCCGGCGTTCATGGGGCCCGCGCTCATGTACTACAGTGGCTTCGTTTACGTGATGAACGCGCCGGGCAAGGACGGCGCCGTCGCTCTCGCGCTGTCGCTGGAGCCCGACAGCATGCCGGAGTTCAAGAAGACGTTCGCCGACGAGCTGGCCCGCCTCGAGGTCGAGGTGTAG
- the LOC100824477 gene encoding 26S proteasome regulatory subunit 7A isoform X2, with protein sequence MAPEPEDDVMNEKNRRPLDEDDITLLKTFGLGPYSINNIMKVEKEIKEKAKKMNDLLGIKESDTGLAPPSQWDPVSGKKMMQEEQPLQVASCMKIISSNTDDAKYVIHTKQIAKSARFWG encoded by the exons ATGGCGCCGGAGCCCGAAGACGACGTCATGAACGAGAAGAACCGCCGGCCCCTCGACGAGGACGACATCACCCTCCTCAAGACCTTT GGGCTCGGACCTTACTCGATCAACAACATCATGAAGGTTGAGAAGGAAATCAAGGAGAAGGCAAAGAAGATGAATGACCTTTTAG GGATAAAGGAGTCTGATACTGGGTTGGCTCCACCAAGCCAGTGGGATCCTGTGTCAGGTAAAAAGATGATGCAGGAGGAGCAACCATTGCAG GTCGCTAGTTGTATGAAGATCATAAGTTCCAATACTGATGATGCCAAGTATGTCATCCATACAAAACAAATCGCAAAG TCTGCCCGTTTCTGGGGATAA
- the LOC100824477 gene encoding 26S proteasome regulatory subunit 7A isoform X1, translating to MAPEPEDDVMNEKNRRPLDEDDITLLKTFGLGPYSINNIMKVEKEIKEKAKKMNDLLGIKESDTGLAPPSQWDPVSGKKMMQEEQPLQVASCMKIISSNTDDAKYVIHTKQIAKVYFGGHCSLPVSGDKVFPIDIEEGIRSGQFVGHGRAVGTNEE from the exons ATGGCGCCGGAGCCCGAAGACGACGTCATGAACGAGAAGAACCGCCGGCCCCTCGACGAGGACGACATCACCCTCCTCAAGACCTTT GGGCTCGGACCTTACTCGATCAACAACATCATGAAGGTTGAGAAGGAAATCAAGGAGAAGGCAAAGAAGATGAATGACCTTTTAG GGATAAAGGAGTCTGATACTGGGTTGGCTCCACCAAGCCAGTGGGATCCTGTGTCAGGTAAAAAGATGATGCAGGAGGAGCAACCATTGCAG GTCGCTAGTTGTATGAAGATCATAAGTTCCAATACTGATGATGCCAAGTATGTCATCCATACAAAACAAATCGCAAAG GTTTACTTTGGGGGACATTGCAGTCTGCCCGTTTCTGGGGATAAAGTTTTCCCCATTGATATTGAGGAAGGAATACGATCTGG TCAATTCGTTGGTCATGGGCGGGCAGTGGGCACAAACGAGGAATGA